From Tripterygium wilfordii isolate XIE 37 chromosome 16, ASM1340144v1, whole genome shotgun sequence, one genomic window encodes:
- the LOC119981023 gene encoding uncharacterized protein LOC119981023 isoform X3, which translates to MSYFGTECSVSQTPTLSHTSRTRMMKKQLAVILLIGLLAWAYKALTPPSPTTCGSPGGPPITGPRIELRDGRYLAYKEHGVPKDKAQYKIVFIHCYDCNRHQASIATQVSPEVMKELGVYVLSFDRPGYGESDPDPKRTVKSLALDVEELADQLELGTKFYVVGFSMGGQAVWGVLKHIPHRLAGAALIAPVVNFWWHLFPASLSKEVFDKQLLQDRWTLSVSHYTPWLTYWWNTQKMFPASSVTVREPRAFSSDDNEILSRIYMEDQHQTQTRQQGDFETIHRDLMVGFGKWDFDPTEIKNPFPNNEGSVHLWQGNEDFIVPTALQRSIAERLPWIHYHECPPITAPRIKLRDGRHLAYKEHGVSKQIAKYKIIFIHGLDLCMHDEVIVSRSSTEVIEELGVYVVSFDRPGYGESDPDPKRTAMSFALDVEELADQLGLGSKFYVIGYSMGGQLLWDCLKYIPHRLAGATLMAPAVNYWWPGFPSNLSKEAFNGLLPQDQWALRVAHYTPCLTYWWNTQRWFPPFAITAKNIGVLSRQDVEIVSTFPKENLHQAYVRQQGDFESIHRDLKIGWAKPEYDPLDLENPFPNNEVPVHIWQGDEDFRLVPPLLQRYVAKRLPWIHYHELKGAGHFFPYRSELSEAMLKTLLLGEDAASF; encoded by the exons ATGAGCTACTTCGGCACAGAATGCTCAGTTTCTCAGACACCCACGCTGTCTCATACTAGCAGAACGAGAA TGATGAAGAAGCAACTAGCTGTGATTTTGCTGATTGGGTTGTTGGCATGGGCATATAAGGCCTTAACCCCTCCATCTCCCACAACTTGTGGCTCCCCAGGTGGCCCTCCCATTACCGGACCCAGAATAGAACTGAGGGATGGAAGATATCTGGCCTATAAGGAGCATGGTGTACCAAAAGACAAAGCTCAATACAAGATTGTTTTCATCCACTGCTATGACTGCAACAGACATCAGGCATCAATTGCAACACAAGTATCTCCT GAGGTAATGAAGGAACTGGGGGTCTATGTTCTGTCCTttgatagaccaggttatggaGAAAGCGATCCAGATCCAAAGCGAACGGTGAAAAGCTTGGCTTTGGATGTAGAGGAGCTTGCTGATCAGCTGGAACTTGGAACCaagttttatgttgttgggtttTCTATGGGAGGCCAGGCCGTTTGGGGAGTCCTCAAGCATATCCCTCATAG GTTAGCAGGAGCAGCGTTAATCGCTCCGGTTGTCAACTTCTGGTGGCATCTCTTTCCTGCTAGCTTATCTAAAGAAGTCTTCGACAAACAGCTACTGCAAGACAGATGGACCCTAAGTGTTAGTCACTATACGCCATGGCTCACGTACTGGTGGAACACTCAGAAAATGTTTCCTGCATCATCTGTTACAGTGAGAGAGCCCCGCGCTTTCTCTTCCGATGATAATGAAATCCTTTCTAGGATCTACATGGAGGATCAGCATCAG aCACAGACAAGACAACAAGGGGATTTTGAGACCATCCATCGCGATCTAATGGTTGGATTTGGTAAATGGGATTTCGATCCTACAGAAATCAAGAATCCATTTCCTAATAATGAAGGGTCAGTTCATCTCTGGCAAGGCAATGAGGATTTTATTGTGCCTACCGCACTACAACGCAGTATTGCAGAAAGGCTTCCATGGATACATTACCATGAG TGCCCTCCCATTACAGCACCCAGAATAAAGCTCAGGGATGGAAGACATTTAGCCTATAAGGAGCATGGTGTATCGAAACAAATCGCAAAGTATAAGATAATATTCATTCACGGCCTTGATCTTTGTATGCATGATGAAGTGATTGTGTCAAGATCATCTACA GAAGTAATTGAGGAATTAGGAGTCTATGTTGTATCTTtcgatagaccaggttacggGGAAAGTGATCCCGATCCAAAGAGAACTGCAATGAGTTTTGCATTGGATGTTGAAGAGTTGGCGGATCAATTGGGACTCGGATCCAAATTTTATGTGATTGGGTATTCAATGGGAGGTCAGCTTTTATGGGACTGCCTCAAGTATATTCCCCATAG GTTAGCCGGAGCAACACTAATGGCTCCGGCTGTAAACTACTGGTGGCCTGGCTTTCCTTCTAACTTATCTAAAGAAGCCTTCAATGGATTGCTGCCACAAGACCAATGGGCGCTTCGTGTTGCTCATTATACTCCATGCTTAACTTACTGGTGGAACACTCAGAGATGGTTTCCTCCGTTCGCGATTACAGCTAAAAATATAGGAGTGCTCTCTCGCCAAGATGTAGAAATCGTATCCACATTTCCCAAAGAAAACCTTCACCAG GCATATGTAAGGCAGCAAGGAGATTTCGAGTCCATACACAGGGACCTGAAGATTGGATGGGCGAAACCAGAATACGATCCCCTGGACCTCGAGAACCCTTTTCCCAATAATGAAGTCCCAGTGCACATATGGCAGGGTGACGAAGATTTTAGACTCGTCCCACCTCTACTGCAACGCTATGTTGCCAAAAGGCTTCCATGGATCCATTACCATGAGCTAAAAGGTGCTGGACACTTTTTCCCGTATCGCAGTGAACTGAGTGAAGCTATGCTGAAGACACTTTTACTTGGGGAAGATGCAGCTTCATTTTGA
- the LOC119981023 gene encoding uncharacterized protein LOC119981023 isoform X1 yields the protein MSYFGTECSVSQTPTLSHTSRTRMMKKQLAVILLIGLLAWAYKALTPPSPTTCGSPGGPPITGPRIELRDGRYLAYKEHGVPKDKAQYKIVFIHCYDCNRHQASIATQVSPEVMKELGVYVLSFDRPGYGESDPDPKRTVKSLALDVEELADQLELGTKFYVVGFSMGGQAVWGVLKHIPHRLAGAALIAPVVNFWWHLFPASLSKEVFDKQLLQDRWTLSVSHYTPWLTYWWNTQKMFPASSVTVREPRAFSSDDNEILSRIYMEDQHQTQTRQQGDFETIHRDLMVGFGKWDFDPTEIKNPFPNNEGSVHLWQGNEDFIVPTALQRSIAERLPWIHYHEFAGVGHMIPYSTGKAEVMLRALLSSNPKLNEATCAVETENAS from the exons ATGAGCTACTTCGGCACAGAATGCTCAGTTTCTCAGACACCCACGCTGTCTCATACTAGCAGAACGAGAA TGATGAAGAAGCAACTAGCTGTGATTTTGCTGATTGGGTTGTTGGCATGGGCATATAAGGCCTTAACCCCTCCATCTCCCACAACTTGTGGCTCCCCAGGTGGCCCTCCCATTACCGGACCCAGAATAGAACTGAGGGATGGAAGATATCTGGCCTATAAGGAGCATGGTGTACCAAAAGACAAAGCTCAATACAAGATTGTTTTCATCCACTGCTATGACTGCAACAGACATCAGGCATCAATTGCAACACAAGTATCTCCT GAGGTAATGAAGGAACTGGGGGTCTATGTTCTGTCCTttgatagaccaggttatggaGAAAGCGATCCAGATCCAAAGCGAACGGTGAAAAGCTTGGCTTTGGATGTAGAGGAGCTTGCTGATCAGCTGGAACTTGGAACCaagttttatgttgttgggtttTCTATGGGAGGCCAGGCCGTTTGGGGAGTCCTCAAGCATATCCCTCATAG GTTAGCAGGAGCAGCGTTAATCGCTCCGGTTGTCAACTTCTGGTGGCATCTCTTTCCTGCTAGCTTATCTAAAGAAGTCTTCGACAAACAGCTACTGCAAGACAGATGGACCCTAAGTGTTAGTCACTATACGCCATGGCTCACGTACTGGTGGAACACTCAGAAAATGTTTCCTGCATCATCTGTTACAGTGAGAGAGCCCCGCGCTTTCTCTTCCGATGATAATGAAATCCTTTCTAGGATCTACATGGAGGATCAGCATCAG aCACAGACAAGACAACAAGGGGATTTTGAGACCATCCATCGCGATCTAATGGTTGGATTTGGTAAATGGGATTTCGATCCTACAGAAATCAAGAATCCATTTCCTAATAATGAAGGGTCAGTTCATCTCTGGCAAGGCAATGAGGATTTTATTGTGCCTACCGCACTACAACGCAGTATTGCAGAAAGGCTTCCATGGATACATTACCATGAGTTTGCTGGTGTTGGACACATGATTCCTTACAGCACTGGAAAGGCTGAAGTTATGCTAAGAGCACTGTTATCTTCCAATCCGAAACTCAATGAAGCAACATGTGCTGTAGAGACTGAAAATGCTTCATAG
- the LOC119981023 gene encoding uncharacterized protein LOC119981023 isoform X2, whose protein sequence is MLKEVTAIFLIGLLAWAYQASHPPPPCTCGSPGCPPITAPRIKLRDGRHLAYKEHGVSKQIAKYKIIFIHGLDLCMHDEVIVSRSSTEVIEELGVYVVSFDRPGYGESDPDPKRTAMSFALDVEELADQLGLGSKFYVIGYSMGGQLLWDCLKYIPHRLAGATLMAPAVNYWWPGFPSNLSKEAFNGLLPQDQWALRVAHYTPCLTYWWNTQRWFPPFAITAKNIGVLSRQDVEIVSTFPKENLHQAYVRQQGDFESIHRDLKIGWAKPEYDPLDLENPFPNNEVPVHIWQGDEDFRLVPPLLQRYVAKRLPWIHYHELKGAGHFFPYRSELSEAMLKTLLLGEDAASF, encoded by the exons ATGCTAAAGGAAGTGACTGcaatttttttgattgggttgttGGCATGGGCATATCAGGCCTCCCATCCTCCTCCACCCTGTACTTGTGGCTCCCCTGGTTGCCCTCCCATTACAGCACCCAGAATAAAGCTCAGGGATGGAAGACATTTAGCCTATAAGGAGCATGGTGTATCGAAACAAATCGCAAAGTATAAGATAATATTCATTCACGGCCTTGATCTTTGTATGCATGATGAAGTGATTGTGTCAAGATCATCTACA GAAGTAATTGAGGAATTAGGAGTCTATGTTGTATCTTtcgatagaccaggttacggGGAAAGTGATCCCGATCCAAAGAGAACTGCAATGAGTTTTGCATTGGATGTTGAAGAGTTGGCGGATCAATTGGGACTCGGATCCAAATTTTATGTGATTGGGTATTCAATGGGAGGTCAGCTTTTATGGGACTGCCTCAAGTATATTCCCCATAG GTTAGCCGGAGCAACACTAATGGCTCCGGCTGTAAACTACTGGTGGCCTGGCTTTCCTTCTAACTTATCTAAAGAAGCCTTCAATGGATTGCTGCCACAAGACCAATGGGCGCTTCGTGTTGCTCATTATACTCCATGCTTAACTTACTGGTGGAACACTCAGAGATGGTTTCCTCCGTTCGCGATTACAGCTAAAAATATAGGAGTGCTCTCTCGCCAAGATGTAGAAATCGTATCCACATTTCCCAAAGAAAACCTTCACCAG GCATATGTAAGGCAGCAAGGAGATTTCGAGTCCATACACAGGGACCTGAAGATTGGATGGGCGAAACCAGAATACGATCCCCTGGACCTCGAGAACCCTTTTCCCAATAATGAAGTCCCAGTGCACATATGGCAGGGTGACGAAGATTTTAGACTCGTCCCACCTCTACTGCAACGCTATGTTGCCAAAAGGCTTCCATGGATCCATTACCATGAGCTAAAAGGTGCTGGACACTTTTTCCCGTATCGCAGTGAACTGAGTGAAGCTATGCTGAAGACACTTTTACTTGGGGAAGATGCAGCTTCATTTTGA
- the LOC119981040 gene encoding LOW QUALITY PROTEIN: ABC transporter I family member 6, chloroplastic-like (The sequence of the model RefSeq protein was modified relative to this genomic sequence to represent the inferred CDS: deleted 2 bases in 1 codon): MALHLPQTYCTPPTSSLSSSPSSFIDCRILPFNSLFFTSTAPPALRLPLNTRCPLKPVTAAISTVDSPGTQGAETENQPLLEVKDLTAVIAESKQEILKRVNLVVYEGEVHAIMGKNGSGKSTFSKVLVGHPDYEVTGGSVLFKGENLLDLDPEERPLSGLFMSFQSPVEIPGVSNIDFLNMAYNAQKRKLGLPELGPIEFFGYLQPKLELVNMKGDFLNRNVNEGFSGGEKKRNEILQLAVLGADLTILDEIDSGLDVDALKDVANAVNKLLTPKNSLSMITHYLRLLEFIKPTWVHIMEDGSIKKAGDISLAKALEKEGYRAIADY; this comes from the exons ATGGCTCTTCACTTACCCCAGACCTACTGTACTCCTCCTACCTCTTCattatcttcttctccatcttcaTTTATTGATTGTAGAATTTTGCCCttcaattctctcttttttacttCTACTGCCCCTCCCGCTCTCCGTTTGCCTTTGAACACCCGCTGCCCTCTCAAGCCCGTCACAGCCGCGATATCGACTGTTGATAGTCCGGGGACCCAGGGTGCAGAGACGGAG AATCAGCCCCTTCTCGAAGTCAAAGATTTGACGGCGGTGATTGCAGAATCCAAGCAAGAGATTCTCAAGAGAGTTAACCTCGTCGTGTATGAGGGAGAG GTTCATGCAATCATGGGAAAAAATGGTTCTGGGAAGAGTACATTTTCAAAG GTTCTTGTTGGTCATCCAGATTATGAAGTGACAGGaggcagtgtgttgtttaaaggCGAGAACTTACTTGACTTAGATCCAGAGGAAAGGCCTCTTTCAGGACTTTTTATGAGCTTTCAGTCTCCTGTTGAGATCCCAGGTGTGAGCAATATTGACTTTCTGAATATGGCATACAATGCTCAGAAGAGAAAACTTGGTCTTCCAGAGCTTGGACCAATAGAG TTCTTTGGTTACTTGCAACCCAAACTAGAACTTGTGAACATGAAAGGTGACTTCCTTAATAGAAATGTCAACGAAGGATTTAGTGGTGGTGAAAAGAAGCGTAATGAGATACTCCAACTAGCA GTTTTGGGTGCTGACTTGACTATATTAGATGAAATTGACTCGGGGTTGGATGTTGATGCGCTTAAAGATGTGGCAAATGCGGTGAACAAGCTTCTGACTCCCAAGAATTCTCTATCGATGATCACACATTATCTACGCCTTTTAGAATTCATTAAGCCCACATGGGTCCATATTATG GAGGACGGAAGTATTAAAAAGGCAGGTGATATCTCCTTAGCTAAAGCTCTCGAGAAGGAAGGGTATAGAGCAATCGCTGATTACTAA
- the LOC119981041 gene encoding ACT domain-containing protein ACR12-like isoform X2, with the protein MFVAWSIWCASSDGASTLDSTSLKSELDDDYVPMPIVLIDQDSDSDATIVQLSFGDRLGALIDTIKSLKGLGLDVSKGTVVTEGSVKQTKFFIMRLDTGRKVEDPDMLERIRLTIINNLLKYHPESSEQLAMGEAFGIKAPEKKLDVDIATHVHVKEDGPKRSLLCIKTADRPGLLVEIIKIIADVNIDVESAEIETEGLVAKDKFHVSYRGAALSSSLSQVLVNCLRYYLRRPETDIDSY; encoded by the exons ATGTTTGTAGCCTG GAGCATTTGGTGTGCTTCCAGTGATGGTGCAAGTACTTTAGATTCAACTTCGTTG AAGTCTGAACTAGATGATGATTATGTTCCAATGCCAATAGTTCTAATAGATCAAGATTCAGATTCTGATGCAACAATTGTACAGCTCAGCTTTGGAGATCGTCTTGGAGCTCTTATAGATACG ATAAAGTCCTTGAAAGGTTTGGGATTGGATGTGTCAAAGGGAACTGTCGTCACTGAAGGATcagtcaaacaaacaaaatttttcATTATGCGATT AGATACAGGACGCAAAGTTGAAGATCCGGATATGTTGGAAAGAATTCGTCTTACCATTATCAACAATCTCTTGAAGTATCATCCT gAATCTAGTGAGCAACTTGCTATGGGTGAGGCTTTTGGAATAAAAGCTCCAGAGAAAAAG CTTGATGTTGACATTGCAACTCATGTACATGTCAAGGAAGATGGACCTAAAAGAAG CTTGCTTTGTATCAAGACAGCGGATCGGCCTGGACTGCTTGTAGAAATCATTAAAATCATTGCTGATGTCAATATTGATGTGGAATCTGCAGAAATTGAGACAGAA GGTTTGGTTGCCAAAGACAAGTTTCATGTCAGCTACAGAGGGGCGGCATTGAGCAGTTCATTGTCGCAG GTACTGGTTAACTGTCTACGTTACTATCTTCGACGACCAGAAACAGATATAGATAGTTACTAA
- the LOC119981041 gene encoding ACT domain-containing protein ACR12-like isoform X1: MAYTNTLFSSYSLNPVHRSSLSTFDWTAQITPRVLSNSSWIRCNFPGRGIAINLSRNMSIWCASSDGASTLDSTSLKSELDDDYVPMPIVLIDQDSDSDATIVQLSFGDRLGALIDTIKSLKGLGLDVSKGTVVTEGSVKQTKFFIMRLDTGRKVEDPDMLERIRLTIINNLLKYHPESSEQLAMGEAFGIKAPEKKLDVDIATHVHVKEDGPKRSLLCIKTADRPGLLVEIIKIIADVNIDVESAEIETEGLVAKDKFHVSYRGAALSSSLSQVLVNCLRYYLRRPETDIDSY, translated from the exons ATGGCGTACACAAAcactctcttctcttcttatTCGCTCAATCCAGTCCATCGATCTTCGCTTTCTACCTTTGATTGGACTGCTCAGATTACTCCTCGTGTGCTCTCCAATTCCTCATGGATCCGCTGCAACTTTCCGGGCCGTGGAATCGCAATCAATCTGTCAAGAAACAT GAGCATTTGGTGTGCTTCCAGTGATGGTGCAAGTACTTTAGATTCAACTTCGTTG AAGTCTGAACTAGATGATGATTATGTTCCAATGCCAATAGTTCTAATAGATCAAGATTCAGATTCTGATGCAACAATTGTACAGCTCAGCTTTGGAGATCGTCTTGGAGCTCTTATAGATACG ATAAAGTCCTTGAAAGGTTTGGGATTGGATGTGTCAAAGGGAACTGTCGTCACTGAAGGATcagtcaaacaaacaaaatttttcATTATGCGATT AGATACAGGACGCAAAGTTGAAGATCCGGATATGTTGGAAAGAATTCGTCTTACCATTATCAACAATCTCTTGAAGTATCATCCT gAATCTAGTGAGCAACTTGCTATGGGTGAGGCTTTTGGAATAAAAGCTCCAGAGAAAAAG CTTGATGTTGACATTGCAACTCATGTACATGTCAAGGAAGATGGACCTAAAAGAAG CTTGCTTTGTATCAAGACAGCGGATCGGCCTGGACTGCTTGTAGAAATCATTAAAATCATTGCTGATGTCAATATTGATGTGGAATCTGCAGAAATTGAGACAGAA GGTTTGGTTGCCAAAGACAAGTTTCATGTCAGCTACAGAGGGGCGGCATTGAGCAGTTCATTGTCGCAG GTACTGGTTAACTGTCTACGTTACTATCTTCGACGACCAGAAACAGATATAGATAGTTACTAA
- the LOC119981022 gene encoding putative disease resistance RPP13-like protein 1, with amino-acid sequence MEIAIGVGGALLSASVQPLIERLISHELNIFPRWKKIQADLKDWEMMLAEINALLDDAEDTQMTNSAVKKWLDEFRDLTYDIEDVLDEFNTEALKRKVMEDSQASTKKLRKFIPTHLTSFRFKNKMASRIKHITGRLQRINERQAQTLNLRRIAKETTSHQLKERPPTTSLVDESHIYGRNDDKEAIVELLLRNEEGGNKFISVIPILGMGGIGKTTLAQLVYNDSVVNDYFDIKVWVCVSENFDVVILTRTILQYVAPEIRDLKDLDLNSLQETLKEKLSQKKFLLILDDVWEEDYNQWDLLRRPFVSATSSSKIIVTTRKNNAAPITGDVYAYCVKKLPDDECLFLLAHHALAAQSFDARLDLKDIGKELVKRCNGLPLAAKVLGGLLRNKRSREEWKRVLRNKLWNSPETTNNVHPTLKLSYNDLPSHLKRCFVYCAIFPKDYEFDRDELVSLWMAEGFLYHAQGGKLMEDLGIEYFEDLVSRSFFQLSSSNQSRPLSESRSFVWAKNSTRSVFVMHDLISDLAQTIAEETCFNYENKTEVDMSSSKYENVRHASFSFRQDSLEYEVYCRMKRLRTIWLRGGYFLDWEYKMLEELLTQSKCARVLSLSKSPTTELSNSIGDLIHLRYINLSGTFIEQLPESVSNLLYLQTLLLCYCRMLQKLPDKIRYLVNLRHLDISKTPKLQKFPSGMGMLTNLQTLSKFIVKEGDGTTIAELKNLNNLRGSLCLSIQGLQNVQDAKLANLKGKQGLEELELEWIAGHGKNDMSVLESLEPPHQNLKRLAISSYGGAEFPSWMSNVRLFSELVSVDLNRCGEIKLLPPLGQLCSLKELSIDRLRAVKTIGGEFYGDGAVPFPLLERFEIGYMSGWIEWSHGNMGGEGFPNLQKLRLYGCPKLIGSLPIGLHRLGNLSELAISGCQNLVSFPPMGLPCSLKRIHVTSCDALERFPIIYVRDGRQSLLEDLDIKDCFSLECFERNFKLPTSLRKLTIQDCENLWSLPDGLMMQDDYESHLEHLEIKGCQRLTYLPTGKFPASLKTLQIWGCSLQLESAISEKNTALETISIWYNNNIKALPSIDRLQSLSQLTIGKCHNMASLIEAGGLPRNLTKLEIEHCKNLRQPIAEWGLGMLSSLDTLEVVGACPATADVVSFPDNSCCWLPSSLRKLFIGHFVSLKSMGLQMLTSLEELSIVCCPRLRSLPKDALPSSLKKVFIRGCELLNEPSVDY; translated from the coding sequence ATGGAAATCGCTATTGGTGTTGGAGGAGCACTCCTCTCGGCTTCTGTTCAACCACTGATTGAAAGGCTGATCTCTCATGAACTGAACATCTTTCCTCGCTGGAAGAAAATCCAAGCTGACCTCAAGGACTGGGAGATGATGCTGGCCGAAATCAACGCTTTGCTCGATGATGCTGAAGACACCCAAATGACAAACTCTGCTGTGAAAAAATGGCTTGATGAGTTTCGAGATCTGACCTATGACATAGAAGATGTATTGGATGAGTTCAACACTGAAGCTTTGAAGCGCAAGGTGATGGAAGATTCTCAAGCAAGCACAAAGAAGCTACGAAAGTTCATCCCCACTCATCTCACTTCTTTTCGGTTCAAGAACAAGATGGCATCCAGGATAAAACATATTACTGGAAGATTACAGCGTATTAATGAAAGGCAAGCCCAAACTCTCAATTTGAGAAGGATTGCTAAGGAGACGACATCCCACCAGCTGAAGGAAAGGCCACCGACAACTTCTTTGGTGGATGAATCGCATATTTATGGCAGGAATGACGACAAGGAAGCTATTGTTGAGTTGTTGTTGAGGAATGAAGAAGGTGGTAACAAATTCATTTCTGTCATCCCTATATTGGGGATGGGAGGAATTGGCAAGACTACTTTAGCACAACTAGTCTACAATGATTCTGTAGTAAATGATTATTTTGACATCAAGGTATGGGTATGtgtttctgaaaattttgatgtCGTCATCTTAACAAGAACAATTCTACAGTATGTAGCTCCAGAGATCCGTGATTTGAAGGATCTTGATTTGAATTCACTTCAAGAAACATTGAAGGAGAAATTGTCTCAAAAGAAATTTCTGCTAATCCTAGATGATGTTTGGGAAGAGGATTACAATCAATGGGATCTACTACGTAGACCTTTCGTTTCCGCAACATCTAGTAGCAAAATAATTGTCACCACCCGTAAGAATAATGCTGCACCGATCACGGGTGATGTTTATGCTTATTGTGTGAAAAAGTTGCCAGATGATGAGTGTTTGTTCTTATTGGCTCACCATGCTTTGGCGGCACAAAGCTTTGATGCACGCTTGGATCTAAAGGATATTGGTAAGGAGTTGGTGAAAAGGTGTAATGGACTTCCGTTGGCTGCAAAAGTACTGGGAGGTCTCTTGCGCAATAAACGAAGTCGTGAAGAGTGGAAACGTGTATTGAGAAACAAATTGTGGAATTCACCAGAAACGACCAACAATGTCCATCCGACTCTAAAATTGAGCTACAATGATCTCCCTTCTCATTTAAAGCGATGCTTTGTTTATTGTGCAATATTCCCCAAGGATTATGAATTTGATAGGGATGAGTTAGTTTCACTGTGGATGGCAGAAGGCTTCTTGTACCATGCCCAGGGAGGAAAGCTTATGGAGGATTTGGGAATTGAATACTTTGAGGATTTGGTATCAAGGTCATTCTTTCAGTTGTCAAGCAGTAATCAATCAAGACCATTATCTGAATCAAGATCATTCGTTTGGGCAAAAAATAGTACGAGATCTGTATTTGTGATGCATGATCTCATAAGTGATCTTGCTCAAACTATTGCGGAAGAAACTTGTTTTAATTATGAGAATAAGACAGAGGTTGATATGTCAAGTTCAAAGTATGAAAATGTCCGTCATGCATCTTTTTCTTTTCGCCAAGACTCGCTAGAGTATGAGGTCTATTGTCGAATGAAGAGGTTGAGAACAATTTGGCTAAGAGGTGGTTATTTTCTTGACTGGGAATACAAGATGTTGGAGGAGTTACTAACACAATCAAAATGCGCAAGGGTGCTATCTCTTTCTAAATCCCCAACTACAGAGCTATCAAATTCCATTGGAGATTTGATACACCTACGGTACATCAACTTATCTGGTACATTTATTGAACAGCTTCCAGAGTCAGTGAGTAATCTCCTTTATTTGCAAACTTTGCTATTGTGTTATTGTCGTATGCTCCAGAAGTTGCCTGATAAAATTAGGTATCTGGTTAACTTGCGGCATCTTGATATTTCTAAGACTCCTAAGTTACAAAAGTTTCCATCCGGTATGGGCATGTTGACCAATCTTCAGACTTTATCCAAGTTTATTGTGAAAGAAGGTGATGGAACTACAATCGCCGAACTCAAGAACTTGAACAATCTTCGTGGCAGTTTATGTTTATCCATTCAAGGGCTTCAAAATGTACAAGATGCAAAGTTAGCAAACTTAAAGGGGAAGCAAGGCCTTGAAGAATTGGAATTAGAATGGATTGCAGGTCATGGAAAGAATGACATGTCGGTGCTTGAATCACTTGAACCACCTCATCAAAACTTGAAGAGGCTTGCCATTTCTTCCTACGGTGGTGCAGAATTCCCATCTTGGATGAGTAATGTTCGTTTGTTTTCTGAATTGGTTTCCGTAGATCTGAATCGTTGTGGAGAGATTAAACTCTTACCACCATTGGGGCAACTTTGCTCACTCAAAGAGCTAAGCATAGATCGCTTGCGTGCAGTGAAGACCATAGGTGGTGAATTTTATGGGGATGGCGCAGTGCCATTTCCATTATTAGAGAGGTTTGAAATCGGTTATATGTCAGGGTGGATTGAGTGGTCTCATGGCAACATGGGTGGTGAAGGATTCCCTAATCTTCAGAAGCTTAGGCTATATGGTTGTCCTAAATTGATCGGGAGTTTGCCAATTGGATTGCACAGACTTGGAAATCTCTCTGAATTGGCAATCAGCGGATGTCAAAACTTGGTATCGTTTCCTCCTATGGGCTTGCCATGTAGTCTGAAACGCATTCATGTTACATCTTGTGATGCTCTAGAACGTTTCCCAATAATATACGTTAGAGATGGACGGCAGAGCCTTCTTGAAGACCTAGATATTAAAGATTGCTTCTCTCTCGAGTGCTTCGAAAGAAACTTCAAGTTGCCTACCTCTTTAAGAAAATTGACCATCCAAGATTGCGAAAATCTATGGTCTCTACCTGATGGACTGATGATGCAAGATGACTACGAGTCTCATCTCGAGCATTTGGAGATTAAGGGATGTCAGAGGCTTACCTACCTTCCAACCGGCAAATTTCCTGCTTCTCTCAAAACCCTTCAAATTTGGGGATGTAGTTTGCAATTGGAATCAGCAATTTCAGAGAAGAACACTGCACTTGAAACAATTTCAATTTGGTataacaacaacataaaagcattgCCCTCCATTGACCGTTTGCAAAGTCTCAGCCAACTGACCATAGGCAAATGTCATAACATGGCGTCCTTAATAGAAGCAGGTGGTTTGCCTCGAAACCTTACTAAACTCGAGATAGAGCACTGCAAGAATCTGAGGCAGCCAATAGCAGAGTGGGGATTGGGCATGCTATCCTCTCTTGATACACTTGAAGTCGTGGGTGCATGTCCTGCAACTGCAGATGTGGTATCATTTCCGGACAATAGTTGTTGTTGGCTTCCCAGCTCTCTGAGAAAGCTCTTTATAGGACATTTCGTGAGTCTGAAATCTATGGGACTccaaatgctcacctctcttgAAGAACTGAGCATTGTATGCTGCCCCAGACTCCGATCCCTGCCAAAGGACGCCCTGCCTTCCTCTCTTAAGAAAGTCTTCATCAGAGGTTGTGAGCTCCTAAATGAACCGAGCGTCGACTACTAG